A section of the Pleuronectes platessa chromosome 7, fPlePla1.1, whole genome shotgun sequence genome encodes:
- the LOC128443895 gene encoding homeobox protein DBX1-B, translating into MFPCSALPPPLYPGLLPPPAGFSSPLSRSLRSGFLVEDLLRLSQPVSYLHRGLSSRGPGDVLQLSPRPGSEPGSGHQSRGSPGSLQTSCPDSGFLKFGVNAILAPSTRSVQSFQKSFPLPFFDGVLHPFIRATYLTASSSVIPVPGTFSWPLAPRGKPRRGMLRRAVFSDLQRKALERTFQKQKYISKPDRKKLAGKLGLKDSQVKIWFQNRRMKWRNSKERELLSTGGCRQQTLPTKTNPHPDLTDVGSATCCHRLDRTTPDSQDSHLHHHSRRHHHLHLHHHSPSSPSESSKQSELSESDGEEINVS; encoded by the exons ATGTTTCCCTGCAGCGCGCTGCCGCCTCCTCTCTACCCGGGCTTGCTGCCTCCTCCCGCGGGCTTCTCCTCTCCGCTGAGCCGCTCCCTGCGCTCCGGCTTCCTGGTGGAGGACCTGCTCCGGCTGAGCCAGCCCGTGTCCTACCTGCACCGGGGCCTCTCCTCCAGGGGCCCCGGGGACGTGCTGCAGCTCAGCCCGCGGCCGGGCAGCGAGCCGGGCTCCGGGCACCAGAGCCGCGGCAGCCCCGGGTCCCTGCAGACCTCCTGCCCGGACTCCGGGTTCCTCAAGTTCGGCGTCAATGCGATTCTGGCCCCGTCCACGCGGAGCG TTCAGAGTTTCCAGAAATCGTTTCCTTTACCTTTCTTTGACGGAGTTCTGCATCCGTTCATCAGAGCCACTTATCTCACAG cctcctcctccgtcaTCCCCGTCCCGGGAACCTTCTCCTGGCCCCTGGCCCCCCGAGGGAAGCCCAGGAGGGGCATGCTGCGGCGGGCCGTGTTCTCCGACCTCCAGAGGAAGGCGCTAGAGAGAACCTTCCAGAAACAGAAATACATCAGCAAACCCGACCGGAAGAAACTCGCCGGGAAACTGGGTCTCAAGGACTCGCAG GTGAAGATCTGGTTTCAGAACCGCAGGATGAAATGGAGAAACTCGAAGGAGCGGGAGCTGCTGTCGACCGGCGGCTGCCGCCAGCAGACCCTCCCCACCAAGACCAACCCGCACCCCGACCTCACCGACGTGggcagcgccacctgctgccACCGGCTCGACAGAACCACCCCCGACAGCCAGGACTCACATCTGCACCACCACAgtcgtcgtcatcatcatcttcatcttcatcatcacagccCCTCGTCTCCGTCGGAGTCCAGCAAACAGTCGGAGCTCTCAGAGTCGGACGGGGAAGAAATCAACGTCTCGTAA